Part of the Musa acuminata AAA Group cultivar baxijiao chromosome BXJ3-10, Cavendish_Baxijiao_AAA, whole genome shotgun sequence genome, CAAAACTGCAAAATATTTCAGAACTGAAGAATTACCAAACAAAATTCATGACCTGCAAGCAATAACcctcaaaatataaaaaagtgACAATGTTAAATGTTGGCATATTTATACACAATGCAAAAGAAAATGACTAACAGAAGGAAGGATTTTTACATGTATTTTACAGTTGGTAAAAGCTAGGAAACTGCTTCACCAATACAAAATTGAATAAAGGAAAGCATGTAGGAAACTTAGAACAAGTTTAGCAAGATTTTAAATTAGAGTTTGGGTCAACAACTGATTTTTTTACAGGTGTGATACATAAATTTTCTTTATCTGAAGACTAAAAATTTTCGTGCTGTAAATTCTCTTATCTGAAGTCAAGGTATACGAGTTTCCTTTTCAGGACCACTTGCCTTTTTTCTTCTAATCATTGTATCATTAGTTGTCTGTGATCAGAATGCATGCTtgtgtttcattttattttattccaATAAAATAGTGAAGTGAGAAGATTACTCTCTTCATCATtgtctccccctccccctcctctttCGGCTTGTATGTAACCTCTTTTCTTTGTTTGACTAGTGAAATCTTTTCCCTCAAGCTTGCATTTCTAAGCAGTTATacctacttggtatcaaattgggCAAATTTACTGCCAAAATTAGGATTAGACGATATTACTATGGTTGTAGAGTGAGCGAGAGATTACAAAGTTCAAGGTCATGTAATGAATCAAGTTCCTTTCTCTTGCTTGTGTTATCCTTCTATTTCGTCTGCCTCATAGTGATCGAATGCCATTTATCAATGATGTTGTTAGTTCACTATTTTTCAGTTCCAAGACAAGAAAACACCCAAAGGTATTTATTTCATCAGGCTATTGTTGTTTATAGCCCGCAAGACAGAACTTGCTTCACATTACTAGCTTCGGTACTAGTTATATACAGATTTGATTGTTTTAttatcagtgatttaaatagCCTCTCGGGTGCTTGCCTAAGCGCTCgagcaaggcgaggcgaggcccaagcgcctcggGTGTGCAACAGGCAGCGCACTTCAATGAGGCGTCGCCAGGGCGCTCGCCCAAACGTAGGCGTCTGAAGCGTCTGATTCAATTAGGCAAACCGAACCAGCCTTACCGGTTCGGTTCgtagtttcttacctcaaaagcCACGCTTCATGCCCGTGCGACCCCGAGGAACCCTAGCGTTGCTTCTGCATCCACCGTCGACGTGTTCTACTGCTACCTTCTTCGCAGATGCAGCGGACTATACCTTCCTTTGTTGTCGACGAACGAGTCCGATGGCACCCGTAGCTTCCTTCTACTGTCGCTTCCTTCCACTGTTGAGGGAGAGGCCCGCAGGTTCCTCCGCCACCGACGGACAACCTCTGGAGCTTCCGTCGCTACCGTTGTTGTTGTCCGCAACTTTCGCCGTTGACGCTGTTGCTATCGGCAGCTTCCACCACTGTCATTGCTATTATTTGTTGCTTCCCTTGTTGTCGTTGTTGCTATCCACAGCTTCCTCCATTGTCGCTGCTGTCGTTCGCAGTGCTGCGGCAactatcttaaactaatccttCGCCGCCGTCGCTATCTCCCTCTGTTAttgttaatatttttttctccctgctctaactttaagtaatatattgttaacagtatatttttaatttaatatcatattttaatttaaataattatatttttaattatattatatattttttatattttaatatttcagagaatattcttttctcctcctctaactttagtaatatactgttaacagtatatttttaatttaatatcattatatttttaattatattatatatttttatatttttaatatttcagagcatccCACTTCGTTCGGCCGAGCGCCTCGggtgttttgggaccttggcgtcTAGTGTTTTTCAAATAACTGATTATTATTCAATGATGGTTGTAGTGTGGCCTGTCTCCTGTGCCTACTGCCGCACTTGAGGTTTGCTCTCTTTGCAGTAGGTGACACAATTCCTTTTTATAAAAATGAGGCGCATATGTATATGAATCATCACATTGGTCTTTTATGTGGCACAAGTGTTCACTTTCATCTTTAGTATCTTCATTATAAAACCTTTTTAGATCGAATTGTTACATCTTGCATCAACCATCTGTTTCCAGGCCACTACCAAGTCAGGAAGGCCACTTATCAAGTCACGGAGTCGAAATGGAAACATGGGAGGGATCGAGGAATCGCATGCCATCTCCAATGAGATGCTAATTACACGTCTTGAGCTAAAACATTTATTCAAGAATGTACGAGTTACTTAATAAAGCCATCTTCTCCCTGTTGTAGTAGTGAGTTCCGTTTTTGGTATTAGCTAGTTAGTTCATTGCTTATTCTATTTCCTCTTATCGTTGTTGGTCAATCACATCTCGATCTTGTGGTAAAAGATTAATATTTTCAGGTCCAACCGTGAAGGTTTGCCATATAAAAGATTGCATTATTGGAGAAAGGGCTCTTTGCTTGGTTTAAAGGTTTTTCTTGCATATGTGCTCCTGTCAAATTGATCCCTCTTCAAAGTGTGTAATTGCATCTCTAAAATCCAGACTCTTTACATTATTACTGCTCCTTGAATTATAATCGTGTAATGCTGACGGTTAATACTAATACCAAGAGTAGTTGAATTTAATAAGTCTTGACTGTTAATTACAATCGTATAATGCACTAATTAACATTAATTAGTGATgttctttttttcatattttataggGCCATATGTGTATGAAAAAAAAGGGGGGGtgatttctctctttttttggtTTTTGTTTTTCATAAAGCGTAGCGTCTCATGTTTTGTTTTTCTCATTTAATCATGTAAATGTTCGTCCCTTCTCTTTCTTGCTCGGTGCTTTTGTCCCGTCGGTCGGtgttgtttggttgtcgtgcccaTCGTCTTTATGAGGTTTTGTTGTCTCTATGCAGTGCTCTTCCTCACTCGTCGTTTCTCTTTCCTTTTGTCCATTCCTCGGTCCCTTGCTTTTTGTGTCGTCATGCATGTCATCTGCATCTTTCTCTCCTGTTGCCTCTATTGCCTCCGTCATCGTGAGGCCTTTGAACCCACTTGCTGAAACGAAGAAAAGACTAAAGAATCGGCTCTGAGGCCATCGCCTCCATCCCACGGATTAAAGAAAGGGGAGTGAAGGGGGTCAAATTCTCCATTTCATCCGACGGAGACAATGCTGAATAAGAAAGAAAACGAGGCAAGACGTGCGAACAAAGGGAATCATATCATCACTGCCCTCTTCGTGGGCCGCACATCGGCTTACTCGCCTCTTGTTAGCTACCCATCTAATTCTGTTAACACGATCCTCTACCATGGAAGAAGGCCCTCTCATCTTTGTTTTATTATCTTCTCAACTTCGTTCCTACCAACCAACACAAAACGTCACGAAGGAACTGTCTTGTGAggagacattttttttttttttcttcttttccttttttttttttaaagggtaCATCTTAGTTCTTAAGATGTAACAACATGTGCCTTGCTAGATCGGAATTTAGTCTAGTCATAAAGAAATAATGAGtcaatcaaagataaaaaaaaaatgaagaaatatCGACAAAATATATGTTTACAAATATATATTtctaatcataaataattaaCTGTAGCTCTATAATAAGATTACATTAAGAAAgactcataaatatttttttgaattaaatttataaatactATAAAGGTTAAATGAGACAAGTAAATTAGTAATAATGGTGTAAAAAGAGATAAAAGATGTAGGAAactgttaaaaataataaataatactgtttttttttttttttgttcacttGATCTTTAAAGATATCATCATCTTTCTTGCAtagagttcattatttatttatttatacaaatATTACATTTAATGAAGGCATCACGATTTATTAGTCGTGTAGTAGTATTATTGCACCAATGCTATTATTTTGTCTGCCCGATTAAATTCACATCTACATTTGGAAGGACACATTTTATTGATCTGAAAACTGGACTCGATACGATGGAGGAAACAACAAAAGGGCGAAAGCAGCTGATGCACACGATATAAAAGATGAGCATAATAGCAGAAAGCTTGTGGGATTTACTACTTTATTAGACTGTTCGCTCGACGCATTTCCACGTCAAAAGCAAAAGACTTCGTCACCGCTTCGGAGCGGTCGTGTCGGCCGCGGCGGATTGCACCGTCAGCGCCGACGCGCTGGGCGACGACGGGGACTCGGCGGCGGCCGCGGCGCTGGTGGTGGCAGGAGGTGGGGCCGGGACCAGGCCACCGGCGGATGGGCGGCAGGCGGCGGATGAGATGGCGGAGGCGAGGGAGATGGGCATGAGGCAGAGGCCCTTGCCCTGGAGGTACTGCATCGCCGAGCCCATGTCCTCCTCCATCATCTTCGCCACCCGGTGCTCCGTCACCGTCAGGCTGTCGTTGTTACCAGCCGCCGCGCCGTTGGCTCCTGCACGTCCTCCCGGACCCTGCATGCACATGAACATGGCCATCATCGCCACAACGAATATGGCCATCAATACACGCATTCTTTCAACCTTTATACATcagtgagagaaagagagagttacCTCAGTGGATATATCAGCCACGAGAGGGGCGACCGCCGCTGCTCCGCCTAACCGGCTCATGCTCAGAACCTGATACATAATTACACGTACAcagtcaagagagagagagagagagagtaatgtcTTGTACCCAAATATGTTGTTGTCCAAAGCAACATCATTAGGCAAAATAAGAGGGGAGGATAATGTAATCTACTTTGTTAGTCTAATGATAATGAACAtaaattaagagagagagagagtgagagaagtAAGAGGCAGAGATTTTTACTTTGACTTGGAGCTGCAGAAATTTAACGTAGTCGATGATCTCATCCAGCATCGAAGCCTTATCCGTCTGCCGTTGCCAACTAACACAATGTTAACGACCGCCGCAATACGATGGCAAAAGTGTTAAATTATTTCCTCCACACGTTTGGTGCTTCTCATTCCAATTATCCCGTTAGTCTTTGTTCCCACACATCATTATTTTATCTCTTAGTGCTCTCCACATTGCTATCTATATATATTAATATGATGCCGCAGATTCGATATTTTTAAGGTGACACACAGTTCATCAGAATATATGGAATCTGTAGACGCACATCATCTCTGCATAGTGAGACAGATGAGAGAAAAGAGAACCTTATTAGCGTTGGGCACCAATTCTTGCAGTGCCTTCATCCTCTCTGCGATCCTCTCCCTGCGAAGCTGCACACACGCATACAGAAGACACATCATAcacagaagaaaagaagagactaCGAGATGAAACCACAGCGGAGCATTAATCAGTAGACGGAAAAAGAAGGAACCGGAAAATAAAGCCATACTCTTTCGGCGATGCTGTGGGGATCCGTGGCTTGCCCTCTCCGCGCCCTCACCTTCTGCTTCTGCGGCGGTGTGCCACCGCCGGACGACGCCGATGCCGCCGGGCCCTGCCCAACTCCAGCCGACGCCGCTGCTCCGCCGTAGCTCTGCGATGACATTGATGCGCCCTGCTGCCGGTTCAGCTTTTCATTgttgtgaaaaggaaaagaaaaaccaGACTTTTGGTGGAAATTTGTGACAAAGTTAGGGTTTTAGATTAACCTGGGGATGATGGAAGTGCTGCCCGGTTGCCGCTTGAGCCGCGCGAATCGATCCCCCGAGCCCGTTGTAGAGCTCTTCGCCCCCCTTAGAATGGGAACAAGATGGGGTTTTTTAGTAGGAAAGACTACATTTCGGTGGAGAGAGCAATCGGAAGAAGCTTACGTTGTGATCTGGGGATTTGTAAGGACGGTCCATTTCGTCTCGAGGTGTTTCCACGATGATGCGAGGATCCGCCGCACCGCCGCTGCCGAGAGTCAGAGGCAGGGGAAGAAGGCCCGATTCTCCGACACCGCCCCCGACGGCCGTCTGTGACCGCCCCACCGCCGGGAGGATGTGGTGGTTGTTAAGCTGGAGCATCATCGCCTCCCCCGTCGGCGAGCTCCCGCCGCTACCCTGGCTCTGCGAGAGCCGAGACGCCAGCATCGTCGCCTCCTCGTAAGAAGCGTAGCGCAGCCCCTCCGCGGCGGCCTCCGGCTGCGACTCGTCCGGCTGCTTCCCGGCGAGGTCGATCCGGAAGAGCTTCTGCGCAGCGGAGGCGTCCCAGGGGGACTTGGGGTTCCCGAGGTCGGTCCAAGCGGAGGGGAGGCCCGACAGCATCTGATCGAAGAAGTCATCGTGCAAGCCGGGGTTTTGGATCTGCTGCGAGCCGTGGTCGTCGTGGAGAGCCATCTGCGCGGAGGCGGAGGCTGCCATACCTCCTCGCACTTCTCTGCTGCCGTGCTGCATCGCCTTCGCGGGCGAATCTAAGATTTCAATTGAGGTTTTGGTGAGGGCTCCGATGACGGACTACTGCGGGAGGAGGAGACCTCTCTTTCCCCTGCTTTTGCTCCGTGTCTTGATCGGGGAAAAGGAGGAAGCGGTTCCGCCTATTTATAGTTCAAATTGGGGGCTTAAATAAAACTTTTTATGGGTTAAAAATATTtgagaataaataaaaatacaactAATCTTCATTGGGTGAATTTTCCCCCCAAAAAAAACACTCAACTTTTggtttttctcttaattttttttttaaaaagcacccttttttcataaattattattttatttttattaatcattgtCTGTTGTGTTTTTGCTCACCTAGTCGCTCATCTGCTTGTCGATCACCTTACTACGCTTTATGACTGATTTCTCCATGCTTGGTAGCCTCACTCGCTAGCTCTCATTAATCTATCGTGACCTATTAGTGTCTTTGTTGGTAACCACCCTCCTCTCATCTAGTCGTATATGTATCTACGCGCGGGCTAGCAAGTAATGCTGGTTACTCTCCTCCCATCCCTTGGCCACTTTCATCTTTGTGTGTTCACCCCCCCCCTCacccgggggggggggtgggggtgaacacTAATAGGTCACTCATCTGCTTGTCGATCACCTCACTACGCTTTATGTCTGGTTTCTCTATGCTTGGTAGCCTCACTCGCTAGCTCTTATTAATCTATCGTGACTTATTAGTGTCTTTGTTGGCTGCCACCCTCCTCTCATCTAGTCGTATATGTATCTACGCGCGGGCTAGCAAGTAATGCTGGTCACTCTCCTCCCATCCCTTGGTCACTTTCATCTTTGTgtgttcaccccccccccccgggaCTATTTGTGCCCTTTGTGCATGGGTTGATAACGCTGGTCACATCCCCTCCTTTGGTTGCATGTGCCTTTACATATGAGCTGATAACACAGGTTATACCCTCCTCTCTCTCGATTATCTATGCCTTCATACGAGGGCTATAATCGATCGTAACGAAAATTGGCTCAGTTAGGGCAAGGGTTGCGATGAAAATTTTTGAAAGTTACGtgagtaaaataattttttatgtatCCACCGGtgttttgtaaattttttttaaacttggaacactttgtaaaaaaaaaacctaaaactaggatttttttgttttcaaaattCGTATGTGACCATCAAATGAATTAAATGATATGTGTGTTTTGCTTTTCTATCAGTAATCCTAATAACAGAAAAATTACTGGCTCCCAAACTGCATTCAAAATACCCTAATTCCAACCCCCCACAATTGAAGTAATTGCTGATTTAAATTGGAAAATGCATTTAAATTGGACTGACATCCATCAAAACACTTAGCAAACGGCTTCTAATTATAATTCATGTTAACTTATATGAGTAAAATAATGTATATagaatatcatatatttataacactttaaatatttttggcatcataataaattaatattataaatattgatccaATTATGAATCAACATGTGGTGACATAGTTagcacgaaaaaaaaaaaaaaaagagactacGTCGAGTATCGCATCCGATCTTGATCTTTATGTAAATTGATATTCGATCAAGTTTTTGAGACAATCGCAATTTTATTTAGGTTTGAACATAATCGGTTTGATCTAAGTATTATTAAAATCCATCGCATCATAATTTTAAAGTGTATTGAATGTATTAATAGTTCTAACTTGATGGACGGTGATAAATCACATTAACATCCATATCTCAACTTTGAAAGAATATAATTTAGAGGAAGAAATATGAAGAAATATTAATTTTAGAAGAATGCATATATAACTTTGCCTAATACAAATAATTATAACAAGCTAAATAGTAGAAGATGGATCtatttgtagagagagagagagagagagagagagagagtggtgtTGTTAGAATATTAAGCTAAAACCTGGCCAAGTCTGGAGTGACAATGACTCATAAACTGCAAAGATTAATTAGACTTTCAACTCTAATCCAATGTTCAATGACAATAATGATGGTGACCATCATGGTTAATGATGCTGGTAAGATGTGGTGGTGGTCCCTTTTGACTTAAGTGCAGATGTGCAGAGCATTAACACGTAGCAACAGCATACATCTCCAAAAGATTTGGATAGGTTTAATTATCCTCCCACAAGTCAAGGAGGCAGAGGAGGAGATGCTGCGGCCACCGTGGGTTTCTTTTCACCATAGCTTTGCGCAGTCTCCTCTCTGTGGtcaaaaggggaagaagaagaagaagaagacaaaggcTCCTCAGTGCATAAAGTAAGCTGAAGCAGCGGAAATGCCAGAGGAGTGGTGTTGATGACACATGTATCAGGGCTCAGCCTCTCAAGTCGCTGACCCAGACATGATATGTTATTTAATGCAATTTTGTTCTTTTGATCGCAGAGATGTTGGCGATGAATGTTAATTACTCCCATGTAATCTTGATGGGATCCCGTTGACATTCGAGCATTAATTACTTGCTCTTTGTTTGTCCTCGAgctatgaaaaataaatattgatttatGACAGCTAGATATTACTCGAATATTATATGTCATCTCAGGACTAACTCTCATTCTCTCTCCACCTCTTGTACTAATAGTATCTGTCTGAGAACTAGTGAAAACAAAGTCCATGATTTGACTGTTTGCTGATGATAGTGTGATAACTATGAGCTTATTTCTTCTTGGAATACTCAGGCTAATGATGATAGTGTGATAAGTATGAGCGTCAATTAGTGTAGATAAAATCAtcgatttaaaaaaattttattcgataaaaatcgatatcggaaatgCTTCACTTTCAAAGTATACCGAAATATAGTAAAAATAAGAATTCAGTTTAtaaatagtaagaagtaaatacaaactagatttttataatggtttgatcgtcgtgacctacatccactcccgattcctctttgctCGAGGCTATCggttttcactaccgatcttttttTAACGAGCGAAGCTCAACTATCATTTtacacttgattctccttttgataggtgcaggagagaacctttacaccccatcCCTACTatttcctctcttaaacttcactaatacTAATAGcttaagaggagttctcataagattacaataacgTTTTTATACTTTTTTGCTTCAATTCTTATGTTTGTTAGCCAgagataagagaggtatttataggcctcaagtggattcaaacttggagcctaaaaatatctcatccttggttttcggggtactgacggtaccaccacttataaCACTAACATCGCCCAGTttaatggtaccatcgcttgggagaccaTGTTTGGATGGTatcatcgcccagactagcggtaccacagcCTGAACCAGTCTCAATGATTGTTTCATCAATGGTTCCTccagttgggtcattgtttgagcctttcacttggttTAGCACAACCCAAAATTggatcctaattgagttggttcaattccaacccaattatacttaaaacctatttcgatctagataattattacaaagttaaATCAACCGGCACGTCATTGCTTCATCGACGCCTCACCCTAAGTGATGAAAACGAGATTTGAGATCAAAATCGACCTTATGATTCTATCAAGATTtattactatatttttttattttttaattttaacatatttaacttttaaattatttaatatttttaacaaagTATATGTTTCTCTAAGTTTAATGGGAACAAAGGCTCtatataattaatcctaaataGTGGAGACATTAACAAGTTTGAACCGGTTCGATTCCGGTTCATTGAACCGGGTCCAACTTGTGTTCGGCACAAGTCCCTCGGCAAGGAGGTGATCAGAAACGGTTGGGATGGGAAGGGGTCGGGATGGACGGTTGTGGGAAGACCATTAAACTTCCCGAAGCAGATGTACACCTCGGAGTTTTTGCTTCGGCGCAAGGAGGCTCGATAACCCAACGGAAGCAGAAGGGAGTCACGTACGATCCCTCGTCTCCGATCCTCCGAATTAGATGTCGTCTTATCTCGCTTCGATTTCCGTATGCTTATCCTCTCTGTGATTTTTTCTTTGTAGATCCTAAATCGTTTCGTTTTGTCCAAAAGATGTTGTAGTTTAGGGTTTGCCGATTTGGGTTTTACCATGTGGTGGTGCTGAACTAGAAGAGACCACCGTTTCTTGTAGTAGTTTCTGCAAGAAATGCAGCGGATTAGATTGTTTCTCTGTCTTCTATCATGTCGATTCTGGGGAATGAACGGGTTTGATGAGTTCTTTCACTTGGTCTTCTATCAGGTCTTGTTCACTTGCTTTTGGATCATATGTTTTGGTTATAATCTTATAACAGATTATAAATTCACATGGGTGAAAAATTGGGGCTTGGGGTTCAAAATTTATTTCGAGTTCCCCAAATACATTAATTGAGAAAACCAGTAAATTACAAAGCGTCCATGAACTCTAGGGGATTTCAATTGGGTCTACAGGCTTCAAATTTTGCTAATTGATCCCCTAAACCTTACCTAGTTTTGATTAGTTCCCATTTTTAGCATCTCTTCATAAGTTTGCATAACTGCACATCAGGAATTGACTTTTCAATCTGGCATAAGCATCTGCGAGAAAAAGTCATCTGGCATACTTGATACTGGTTGGCAAGTCAAATCTTTATTGTTTCCTTGAGAACCTGTGGTTCGGTCTTCCCGTTGTTCGAGTCCCCTTATATAATATCTAAAGTTTTTGTGTTAGACAAAATTGCTAGTGTACCCTTGATTGCAAAATGTATTTCTATAATGTACCAGGGTGTTTCTAGATCAGAAGGTTTACTGTCTTCATGTCTTGGTTTTGATTAATATGCAAGAATATGGATATAATAGCATGCCTAAAATCATTGCCTCTGCATCTTATGCCAGAGGAAATGTGGTGACAGAATTACATTCTTTTTGGATGATATATGCAATTCCATTTTATTACCATATTAGACGAGAGAGGAGATTTGAGTTGCTTTATAGGCTTACATGTATCTATGACAATTAACTTAGGTTTAAGCATTTTCTgccattgattaaaaaaaaagaatcaattcTTGGTTGTGGTCATGATATAAGCCCATCAAGTTAATTAGTCATTTGTCCCATTTGGTGTATGACATGATATTATGCTTTCTTTCTGGACGAGACTTTTCAGGTATCATGTTACATCAGCATGGATGTCTTGGCTTTTGTCCCTCTGAAGGGAAGTAAAGGCATCCAATTGGATGCAGTCTAAGCGAAACCCATATGAACAGTTAAACCTTTATCCCATTCTGGACCTGTTTGTTGATTTCATGATCTTTTATGACCTTGATTCAGATAGACAAGTCTTCCCCAATAACATATGGCAAGGCACGGAAAAGTATCAGTTTCAGCATTGCTATGTGACAATCAATGAGCACCACACTGCTGGGATGATGCTATTTTTAGTCGATCATTTACA contains:
- the LOC135650373 gene encoding bHLH transcription factor RHL1-like isoform X1, encoding MQHGSREVRGGMAASASAQMALHDDHGSQQIQNPGLHDDFFDQMLSGLPSAWTDLGNPKSPWDASAAQKLFRIDLAGKQPDESQPEAAAEGLRYASYEEATMLASRLSQSQGSGGSSPTGEAMMLQLNNHHILPAVGRSQTAVGGGVGESGLLPLPLTLGSGGAADPRIIVETPRDEMDRPYKSPDHNGGEELYNGLGGSIRAAQAATGQHFHHPQQGASMSSQSYGGAAASAGVGQGPAASASSGGGTPPQKQKVRARRGQATDPHSIAERLRRERIAERMKALQELVPNANKTDKASMLDEIIDYVKFLQLQVKVLSMSRLGGAAAVAPLVADISTEGPGGRAGANGAAAGNNDSLTVTEHRVAKMMEEDMGSAMQYLQGKGLCLMPISLASAISSAACRPSAGGLVPAPPPATTSAAAAAESPSSPSASALTVQSAAADTTAPKR
- the LOC135650373 gene encoding transcription factor LRL3-like isoform X3, which codes for MQHGSREVRGGMAASASAQMALHDDHGSQQIQNPGLHDDFFDQMLSGLPSAWTDLGNPKSPWDASAAQKLFRIDLAGKQPDESQPEAAAEGLRYASYEEATMLASRLSQSQGSGGSSPTGEAMMLQLNNHHILPAVGRSQTAVGGGVGESGLLPLPLTLGSGGAADPRIIVETPRDEMDRPYKSPDHNGGEELYNGLGGSIRAAQAATGQHFHHPQSYGGAAASAGVGQGPAASASSGGGTPPQKQKVRARRGQATDPHSIAERLRRERIAERMKALQELVPNANKTDKASMLDEIIDYVKFLQLQVKVLSMSRLGGAAAVAPLVADISTEGPGGRAGANGAAAGNNDSLTVTEHRVAKMMEEDMGSAMQYLQGKGLCLMPISLASAISSAACRPSAGGLVPAPPPATTSAAAAAESPSSPSASALTVQSAAADTTAPKR
- the LOC135650373 gene encoding bHLH transcription factor RHL1-like isoform X2, which encodes MQHGSREVRGGMAASASAQMALHDDHGSQQIQNPGLHDDFFDQMLSGLPSAWTDLGNPKSPWDASAAQKLFRIDLAGKQPDESQPEAAAEGLRYASYEEATMLASRLSQSQGSGGSSPTGEAMMLQLNNHHILPAVGRSQTAVGGGVGESGLLPLPLTLGSGGAADPRIIVETPRDEMDRPYKSPDHNGGEELYNGLGGSIRAAQAATGQHFHHPQGASMSSQSYGGAAASAGVGQGPAASASSGGGTPPQKQKVRARRGQATDPHSIAERLRRERIAERMKALQELVPNANKTDKASMLDEIIDYVKFLQLQVKVLSMSRLGGAAAVAPLVADISTEGPGGRAGANGAAAGNNDSLTVTEHRVAKMMEEDMGSAMQYLQGKGLCLMPISLASAISSAACRPSAGGLVPAPPPATTSAAAAAESPSSPSASALTVQSAAADTTAPKR